A region of Subtercola boreus DNA encodes the following proteins:
- a CDS encoding TetR family transcriptional regulator, with product MSLSKLIDETLLEMVNVRNEPVQVRSSTRISALVDAAAEVVEEVGVERMTTAMVAERAGASIGTVYRYFPDRIAVLSALSLRSMDRFLRQTRENILRDKPETWIDMMLIAFDTSVEMHRTEVGFTSIRLGDLVSYPEVEPTSIRSVRIANAFAAIIDQDFGVDSSPELTLHLEMTVNMTDALLVRAFVSEKAGDTRIIDEARSIVSSYLASFEAASKK from the coding sequence GTGTCACTCAGTAAACTGATCGATGAAACTCTGCTCGAGATGGTCAACGTCCGGAACGAGCCCGTCCAGGTGCGGAGTTCCACCCGCATCTCGGCCCTCGTCGACGCGGCCGCCGAAGTCGTCGAGGAGGTCGGTGTCGAGCGCATGACGACGGCCATGGTCGCCGAGCGCGCCGGCGCGTCGATCGGCACGGTCTACCGATACTTCCCCGACCGCATCGCTGTGCTCTCGGCCCTGAGCCTCCGCAGCATGGACAGGTTCCTCCGCCAGACGCGCGAGAACATCCTCCGCGACAAGCCGGAGACCTGGATCGACATGATGCTGATCGCCTTCGACACCTCGGTCGAGATGCACCGCACAGAGGTCGGTTTCACGTCGATCCGCCTGGGCGACCTCGTCTCCTACCCGGAGGTCGAGCCCACGTCCATCCGTTCCGTGCGCATCGCGAACGCCTTCGCCGCCATCATCGACCAGGACTTCGGGGTCGACTCGAGCCCCGAACTGACCCTGCACCTCGAGATGACCGTCAACATGACCGACGCCCTCCTGGTGCGCGCGTTCGTGAGCGAGAAGGCCGGCGACACCCGCATCATCGATGAGGCCCGGTCCATCGTCTCGTCCTACCTCGCGTCGTTCGAGGCCGCCTCGAAGAAGTAG
- a CDS encoding ABC transporter ATP-binding protein, with the protein MIEFRTVTKKFPDGTVAVDELSLVIPARQTTVLVGSSGSGKTTILRMINRMVEKTSGEIEIDGEDIYALNPVKLRRSIGYVMQNSGLLPHRKVIDNVTTVPVLNGVKKSEAREAALTLLDTVGLDRSLAERYPSQLSGGQQQRVGVARGLAADPNILLMDEPFGAVDPIVRSELQQELIRIQRDLGKTIVFVTHDIDEAFLLGDQVVLLEKGGRIAQAGTPAEILSKPANDFVATFIGADRGRRALRVEVVNGRNVVIDEDGRPTGVLQS; encoded by the coding sequence GTGATCGAATTCCGCACGGTTACCAAGAAGTTCCCTGACGGCACTGTCGCGGTCGACGAGCTGAGCCTGGTCATTCCGGCCCGGCAGACGACGGTGCTCGTCGGCTCGTCGGGTTCGGGTAAGACCACGATCCTCCGCATGATCAACCGGATGGTCGAGAAGACCTCCGGCGAGATCGAGATCGATGGCGAGGACATCTACGCCCTCAACCCGGTGAAGTTACGCCGCAGCATCGGTTACGTCATGCAGAACTCGGGGCTCCTGCCGCACCGCAAGGTGATCGACAACGTCACGACGGTGCCCGTGCTGAACGGTGTGAAGAAGTCGGAGGCCCGGGAGGCTGCCCTGACCCTGCTCGACACCGTCGGGCTCGACCGGTCGCTGGCCGAGCGTTACCCGAGCCAGCTCTCGGGCGGCCAGCAGCAGCGCGTCGGCGTGGCCCGGGGGCTCGCGGCAGACCCCAACATCCTCCTGATGGACGAACCGTTCGGTGCCGTCGACCCGATCGTGCGCTCCGAGCTGCAGCAGGAGCTCATCCGCATCCAGCGCGACCTCGGCAAGACGATCGTCTTCGTCACCCACGACATCGACGAGGCGTTCCTCCTCGGCGACCAGGTCGTGCTGCTCGAGAAGGGCGGCCGCATTGCGCAGGCCGGAACCCCGGCCGAGATCCTCTCCAAGCCTGCAAACGACTTCGTCGCCACCTTCATCGGCGCCGACCGTGGCCGCCGCGCCCTCCGGGTCGAGGTCGTGAATGGCCGCAACGTCGTCATCGACGAAGACGGCCGCCCGACCGGGGTGCTTCAGTCATGA